The DNA sequence GCTTATAACACTCCAGTCTGACAAGATGCCGATATGAAACCTGCCGCTCCAGTTTCTTGTGTGTTATAACCGTCTTGAGCCTTTCGTCATATTCTCGGACTACGGTCTTTCTTCCGCTCTCATTCAGGTAGCAAAGGTTTACTTCAGTCATAAAATCCTTATTCGTTATCTGCTGGCGGTTGAGGAGGGTAAATATAATCCTGTCACTAAAAATGGGTTTAAATATCTCCGCAAGATCAAGACTGAGTGAATATCTGCGCTCGCCTGGTTCGTGGAGGAATGAGATTAATGGATTTAACTGGGTGTGGTATATCTCCCCAAGGCATGTGGTATAAACCAGCGAGTTAAGATACGATATCAATGCGTTTATCATATTATCCGGTGGCTGTTTAACCCTTCGCTCAAACTCTATTTCACAATCAATGATAGTAGGCCATGCCTTATAATAAGTATTGCGGATATTCCCCTCTATCCCCATCAATTCCTCCACAGCCCCAGACTCTTCTATCCGGGACCGGTAGCCTTCTATGGCATTGATGTATTCCCCTAAATCCTTTCCCCTGTTGTTATAATATCTGAGGTTCTTAACTATATTGAAGGACGCTCCATTTACAAATGCCCTGGCCAGAGCGAGCCTGTGCCGCATGTTGGTGTAATGATTCACCTGCTTTACAAGAAGCTGACCTGAATTAAGCGTCTCACGGGGATAGTAACTGCCGGAGTAGAAAC is a window from the Nitrospirota bacterium genome containing:
- the cas1b gene encoding type I-B CRISPR-associated endonuclease Cas1, with the translated sequence MKQNYYIFNNGCLRRQENTIFFEKEDGTRNVIPIENTEAVYAFGEIDFNTKLFNYLAQKGIPVHVFNYYGFYSGSYYPRETLNSGQLLVKQVNHYTNMRHRLALARAFVNGASFNIVKNLRYYNNRGKDLGEYINAIEGYRSRIEESGAVEELMGIEGNIRNTYYKAWPTIIDCEIEFERRVKQPPDNMINALISYLNSLVYTTCLGEIYHTQLNPLISFLHEPGERRYSLSLDLAEIFKPIFSDRIIFTLLNRQQITNKDFMTEVNLCYLNESGRKTVVREYDERLKTVITHKKLERQVSYRHLVRLECYKLVKHLIGEQEYEGFKIWW